One Setaria viridis chromosome 5, Setaria_viridis_v4.0, whole genome shotgun sequence genomic region harbors:
- the LOC117855339 gene encoding uncharacterized protein produces the protein MLQWMGGSRRKVYASRKSTQSRQRQYFEQKRRQQQRPELQNQDNVAGGQASRDQEPRSLDVLNINNLATPISHHNDSANADGAIPQVDCILSDGSPKEAIKNITFLSNSSMKEAGSQPRLSSPFGHQGVAAAVNSHEEPIGCKISPSINYSTRKQNQNLECQSEISLIDLVSYEGSKNKSTARPARELHASFSVKGLGHIKMETPPHSPRPIKRVLPLPPKAIRSTYKAKRSIPFDVTKALDSMNSINMLKEQRLSAKMGSTFNESGFEKSKQFNCYFPGSSENHNSDLYLEDEAMFCEPQPKMEWQSKHMRSDGNLVDEGSDRLWRIDQFNSEDHFPNQREEHFDTSGYGFKDRYSPERRNSTRSSTGFKNTGIPSSHDLFYGHSLMDDDDGTGLFDWERRPPSKKIFNSDGTFGPSAWSFDTVDDSEKRRSPISEESSSSAAAMKKPSPSVKNEMNQKDEFDISLDKLDIPNMDAHLHGRSLFNNPEKVDRKGTTDQKKLETSYWPENVTEQPRTQEPRCRLSLKEKFSNWDSPTFHLKDSTGLTNQSSCTIMHKDKPSFHVSPDLSVYQTVESTDKRPVSHRPDNAIFEDGIHMQQPISDVFGDKTELSNPFRTKDLQIDIDMNTLFGEKVDKKQEDIFPTFSNRSADSVPAEKAVSSVRQTVGGHSICSQPSGKGSFRHGFSPGFNFQESESNAFWGGSHVNNDTFLGDLESSGLLARKNSDKNEVKIEASEKPDTRLLTETHRLSADHKSEMNGTETCSNGSEVSNCSDAHKETSAAATQIPANLSCLQETSAELFQVRTHVRPITREKLDNPNVDFKAPVHLTSKIDDVGDRSKLNAMFQSPFIGEEMGIEKKIIASVSPDNSDVQYQFMLEQRVLRRLCVQKIVVPTPMKDKLDKDTRFRIVEDGSHALPKSV, from the exons TCCAGGAAGTCAACACAGAGCAG ACAAAGGCAGTACTTCGAACAAAAGAGACGGCAACAGCAAAGGCCAGAGCTACAGAACCAGGATAATGTAGCAGGAGGTCAAGCTTCACGTGATCAGGAGCCTCGATCACTTGATGTTCTAAATATCAACAATCTGGCAACTCCAATTAGTCATCATAATGACTCCGCAA ATGCAGATGGTGCTATACCACAGGTGGATTGCATTCTTTCGGATGGTTCCCCTAAAGAGGCAATAAAGAATATCACTTTTTTATCCAATAGCAGCATGAAGGAAGCAG GCTCTCAGCCAAG ATTGTCATCACCCTTTGGTCATCAAGGTGTTGCAGCAGCTGTTAACTCTCATGAAGAACCCATTGGTTGTAAAATATCCCCATCTATAAACTATAGCACCAGGAAGCAAAATCAAAATCTGGAATGCCAAAGTG AAATTTCACTTATTGATTTGGTCAGTTATGAGGGATCAAAGAATAAGTCTACTGCGAGACCTGCCCGTGAGCTTCATGCTTCATTTTCTGTTAAAG GCCTTGGCCATATCAAGATGGAAACACCTCCCCATTCACCGAGGCCAATCAAAAG ggttTTACCTTTACCTCCAAAGGCCATACGGTCCACGTATAAAGCAAAACGGTCTATCCCCTTTGATGTTACAAAGGCATTG GATTCTATGAATAGTATCAATATGTTGAAGGAGCAAAGACTATCAGCCAAAATGGGCAGTACATTCAATGAATCAGGCTTCGAAAAAAGTAAACAGTTTAACTGCTATTTTCCAGGTTCATCAGAGAACCATAATTCTGACCTCTATCTTGAGGACGAAGCCATGTTTTGTGAACCTCAACCTAAAATGGAATGGCAAT CAAAGCATATGAGATCAGATGGCAATCTTGTTGATGAGGGTTCTGATAGGCTCTGGAGGATAGATCAATTTAATTCAGAGGATCATTTTCCTAATCAAAGAGAGGAACATTTCGATACAAGTGGCTATGGATTTAAAGATAGATATTCTCCAGAGCGAAG AAACTCAACAAGATCTAGCACAGGATTTAAGAATACAG GAATTCCATCATCACATGACCTCTTTTATGGCCATTCattgatggatgatgatgacggTACTGGACTATTTGATTGGGAAAG GCGCCCACCAAGTAAGAAAATCTTCAACTCAGATGGCACTTTTGGTCCTTCTGCTTGGTCTTTCGACACTGTAGATGATTCAGAGAAAAGGAGGAGCCCAATAAG TGAAGAATCAAGCTCATCTGCTGCAG CAATGAAGAAACCATCACCATCAGTAAAGAATGAGATGAACCAGAAGGATGAGTTTGATATAAGCTTGGATAAGCTAGACATTCCAAATATGGATGCACATCTTCATGGGAGGTCGCTATTTAACAATCCAGAAAAGGTGGATAGAAAAGGAACAACGGATCAGAAGAAACTTGAAACAAGTTATTGGCCAGAAAATGTTACTGAGCAGCCAAGAACTCAAGAACCGCGCTGCCGTTTATCACTTAAGGAGAAATTTTCTAATTGGGATTCTCCTACTTTCCATCTGAAGGATAGCACTGGACTAACTAACCAATCGAGTTGCACCATAATGCACAAAGATAAACCTTCTTTCCACGTTTCTCCAGATTTGAGCGTGTATCAAACTGTGGAGTCAACCGACAAGAGACCTGTTTCTCACAGACCTGACAATGCCATTTTTGAAGATGGCATTCACATGCAGCAGCCTATTTCAGATGTGTTTGGCGATAAAACTGAATTATCAAACCCATTTCGGACCAAGGATCTTCAGATCGACATTGATATGAACACTTTATTTGGAGAGAAGGTGGACAAAAAGCAAGAAGACATTTTTCCAACTTTCAGCAATCGAAGCGCAGACTCCGTCCCTGCTGAGAAAGCAGTGAGTTCTGTAAGACAAACTGTCGGTGGACACAGTATATGCTCACAGCCTTCTGGCAAGGGTTCATTCAGGCATGGGTTCAGTCCTGGTTTCAATTTCCAGGAGTCAGAATCAAACGCATTTTGGGGGGGTAGCCATGTTAATAATGACACTTTCCTGGGGGACCTTGAGTCTAGTGGTCTGCTTGCAAGAAAAAACAGTGATAAGAATGAAGTCAAGATTGAGGCATCTGAGAAACCAGATACTAGGTTGTTGACGGAAACACATCGGCTCTCTGCAGATCACAAAAGTGAGATGAATGGAACTGAAACATGTTCTAATGGCTCAGAAGTGTCCAATTGTTCTGATGCACATAAGGAAACTTCAGCGGCAGCAACACAAATTCCTGCAAACTTAAGCTGTCTTCAGGAAACCTCAGCAGAATTGTTCCAAGTTCGAACTCATGTTAGACCTATAACAAGAGAAAAACT AGATAATCCTAATGTTGACTTCAAAGCTCCAGTGCATTTGACAAGCAAGATTGATGATGTTGGAGATCGTTCTAAACTAAATGCTATGTTCCAGTCTCCTTTTATTGGAG AGGAGATGGGGATTGAAAAGAAGATCATAGCAAGTGTGTCACCAGACAACAGTGATGTTCAGTATCAGTTTATGCTTGAACAACGTGTTCTCCGGCGGCTTTGTGTTCAGAAGATAGTGGTGCCTACACCAATGAAGGACAAGCTAGATAAG GATACACGATTTAGGATAGTGGAGGATGGATCTCATGCCCTTCCGAAAAGTGTCTAA
- the LOC117855342 gene encoding uncharacterized protein, which yields MASPPPGPPSWSVAVRLRHRWGLDIRAAAENVLPGWGRGGERLSLLLRFRRRLILTVTSQCGARPAAAPTQPGTPPRGGKILRFLRSRWARLPRITSIWRRKKHTPTRAAAAAAAAAPRGRRAQESRTPTQPGFLAMAGTPTSAATLRWFAVAAVVVASIVVFRITMCIGSWNWRGGRDGERIARWAKFLELMEHRPPYHKYKWLLGVPKRGLEWIFSK from the exons atggcgtcgccgccgccggggcctcCGTCGTGGTCGGTGGCCGTGCGCCTGAGGCACCGCTGGGGGCTGGACatccgcgccgcggcggagaaCGTGCTCCCCGGATGGGGCCGCGGCGGGGAGCGCCTGTCCCTGCTGctccgcttccgccgccgcctcatccTCACCGTCACCTCCCAATGCGGGGCGCGCCCTGCCGCGGCGCCCACGCAGCCCgggacgccgccgcgcggcggcaAGATCCTCCGCTTCCTGCGGAGCAGGTGGGCGCGGCTGCCGCGGATCACCTCCATCTGGCGGCGCAAGAAGCATACCCCgacacgcgccgccgccgccgccgccgccgcggcgccgcggggcCGCCGGGCTCAG GAGAGCCGAACGCCGACGCAGCCCGGCTTCTTGGCAATGGCAGGGACAccgacctcggcggcgacgctgcggtggttcgccgtcgccgccgtggtcgTGGCTTCCATCGTGGTCTTCCGCATCACG ATGTGCATCGGCAGCTGGAACTGGAGGGGAGGACGCGACGGCGAACGGATTGCCCGTTGGGCGAAGTTCTTGGAGTTGATGGAGCATCGTCCTCCCTACCACAAGTACAAGTGGTTGCTTGGCGTGCCCAAGCGAGGATTGGAATGGATCTTCAGCAAGTAG